The proteins below come from a single Natrinema sp. SYSU A 869 genomic window:
- a CDS encoding alpha/beta hydrolase: protein MPETHRIPVANATTDAAPDVAAVHHEVDSDDWLVFCHGLRSDKSGSYEYRCQQAREAGYNAVRFDARGCGESDGEFVDSTLATRLTDLSHVVDYFDPGSYALFGSSFGGKVAFHAAAEDERVEAVATRAPVTTNGTFDEYRSAVEREGEWTFDTGERIDERFFDALDRYPFDDVVGSIEIPVAMFHGGSDDVVDPGDSFAAAQRLESDVLVERFAGEGHRFSTAGEERLLERLFDWLEWLTDRNGEV, encoded by the coding sequence ATGCCCGAGACACACCGCATTCCGGTCGCGAACGCGACGACGGACGCCGCTCCGGACGTCGCCGCCGTCCATCATGAGGTCGACTCTGACGACTGGCTCGTTTTCTGTCACGGCCTTCGAAGCGACAAATCCGGCAGTTACGAGTACCGGTGTCAGCAGGCCCGCGAGGCGGGCTACAATGCCGTCCGATTCGACGCCAGGGGCTGTGGCGAGTCCGACGGCGAGTTCGTCGACTCGACACTCGCAACACGACTCACCGACCTCAGCCACGTCGTCGATTACTTCGATCCGGGCTCCTACGCGCTGTTCGGCTCGAGTTTCGGCGGGAAAGTCGCCTTCCACGCCGCGGCCGAGGACGAGCGGGTTGAGGCGGTCGCCACGCGTGCACCCGTGACGACCAACGGGACGTTCGACGAGTACCGGAGCGCCGTCGAGCGCGAGGGGGAGTGGACGTTCGATACCGGCGAGCGAATCGATGAGCGGTTTTTCGACGCTCTCGATCGGTATCCGTTCGACGATGTCGTCGGGTCGATCGAGATTCCGGTCGCGATGTTCCACGGCGGCAGCGACGATGTCGTCGATCCGGGCGATAGCTTCGCCGCTGCCCAGCGACTCGAGTCCGACGTGCTGGTAGAGCGATTTGCGGGCGAAGGCCACCGGTTTTCGACGGCCGGCGAAGAGCGGTTGCTCGAGCGACTGTTCGATTGGCTCGAGTGGCTAACCGATCGAAACGGTGAGGTATGA